A window of Komagataella phaffii GS115 chromosome 1, complete sequence contains these coding sequences:
- a CDS encoding Allantoin permease: MTEEKREAFDTTVNSVSSNDHQIGTGKIVLTEKDADIALGYAAEGVVIDEATNKRILRKIDLCLGPLMCILYACQFMDKVSNSYASVMGLREDLSMVGDMYSWTGTAFYLGYLAFVFPASYMLQRLPVIKTVGTFIIIWGVLLCLHSVPQYAGFIALRTLLGMMESAVTPAFVIITSQWYKKEEQFLRTSCWFAFNGVGAIMGSGIAYGLAIRDNYSIHAWKLVFIITGCITIFLGFVTMLHVPDTPTQAWFLTAEEKVLVVERIRSNNQGFGNRKIKTYQIKEALTDIQTWLFVLFAISNNIPNGGLTNFSAILLSDDFGYSKTTTLLMNMPTGAVEVVGCIALAYTVRWFKHRMIIALIAQSITLICSCLLAFAGPAKARLAGYYTLYIFPIGMICALSCFASNTAGHTKKVTTNATYLVAYCVGNLVGPQTFISSQAPSYSGAKIAIVVNQIAGLIFLAAIYYVYWRRNIAKDKLEKVTNEHLEFADLTDKENPNFRYSC; encoded by the coding sequence AtgactgaagaaaaaagagagGCCTTCGATACCACCGTAAACTCGGTGTCTTCTAATGACCACCAAATTGgaactggaaaaattgttcttactgaaaaagatgcAGACATTGCTCTAGGATATGCCGCCGAGGGTGTTGTGATTGATGAAGCCACCAACAAAAGAATTCTAAGGAAGATTGATCTCTGCTTGGGTCCTCTGATGTGTATTTTGTACGCCTGTCAGTTCATGGATAAAGTCTCCAACTCCTACGCTTCAGTGATGGGTTTGAGAGAAGATTTGAGCATGGTAGGTGACATGTATTCCTGGACGGGAACTGCATTCTACCTTGGATACTTGGCTTTTGTTTTCCCTGCTTCTTATATGCTTCAAAGACTTCCTGTTATCAAGACTGTTGGAACTTTCATTATTATTTGGGGtgttcttctttgtctACATTCCGTTCCGCAATATGCTGGTTTTATTGCTTTGAGAACTCTGCTAGGTATGATGGAAAGTGCTGTTACCCCTGCATTCGTGATTATTACTTCCCAATGGTACAAGAAAGAGGAGCAATTTCTTAGAACATCATGTTGGTTTGCATTCAACGGTGTCGGTGCTATTATGGGAAGTGGTATCGCTTACGGGTTGGCCATTAGAGATAACTATAGTATTCATGCTTGGAAACTGGTTTTTATCATCACTGGTTGTATTACTATCTTCTTGGGTTTTGTGACCATGCTCCATGTTCCAGACACCCCCACCCAAGCTTGGTTCCTCACCGCAGAGGAGAAAGTCTTGGTCGTTGAACGTATCCGATCCAACAATCAAGGTTTCGGTAACAGAAAGATTAAGACTtatcaaatcaaagagGCTCTTACTGACATTCAAACATGGCTATTTGTTTTATTTGCTATTTCCAACAACATCCCTAACGGTGGTTTAACCAACTTCAGTGCCATCTTGCTATCTGACGACTTTGGATATTCCAAGACCACTACACTATTGATGAACATGCCAACTGGTGCCGTTGAAGTGGTAGGCTGCATTGCATTGGCCTACACTGTTAGATGGTTCAAGCATAGAATGATCATCGCTCTTATTGCTCAGAGTATCACATTGATCTGTTCGTGTTTGCTGGCTTTTGCTGGACCAGCTAAAGCCAGACTTGCTGGATACTACACCTTGTACATTTTCCCCATTGGTATGATCTGCGCTCTGTCTTGTTTTGCTTCCAACACTGCCGGCCACACTAAAAAGGTGACAACAAATGCTACATATTTGGTCGCATATTGTGTTGGTAACTTGGTCGGACCTCAAACTTTTATCTCCTCCCAAGCTCCATCTTACAGTGGAGCCAAAATTGCCATTGTGGTCAACCAAATTGCAGGACTTATCTTCTTGGCTGCTATCTACTATGTTTACTGGAGAAGAAACATTGCCAAAGATAAGCTGGAGAAGGTTACTAATGAGCACCTGGAGTTTGCTGACTTGACAGACAAGGAAAACCCCAACTTTAGATATTCTTGTTAG
- a CDS encoding Subunit of the RNA polymerase II mediator complex — MADRLTQLQVCLDQLIEQFSATIHYVDQHHDSVNLPENDPKIVDPDLTPDSEFDFKNTINELSSDILLKTRQILAIIDSLPGVGVSKKEQMSKIQTLSEELWAMETLKQEKIVQKDDLLDWVNNLIMNLSESIANSRD, encoded by the coding sequence ATGGCTGATAGATTGACCCAACTTCAGGTTTGTTTGGATCAGCTCATAGAACAGTTTTCTGCCACTATTCATTATGTTGATCAGCATCACGATTCAGTCAACTTACCTGAGAATGATCCTAAGATAGTAGATCCCGATTTGACACCAGACAGTGAATTTGATTTTAAAAACACCATAAATGAACTTTCATCGGACATTTTATTGAAAACAAGACAAATTCTGGCCATAATAGACTCTCTTCCTGGAGTGGGagtttccaagaaagagCAGATGTCAAAGATCCAGACCCTGTCAGAGGAATTATGGGCAATGGAAACCCTGAAACAGGAAAAAATCGTTCAAAAAGACGATTTGTTAGATTGGGTCAACAACCTGATAATGAATTTGAGTGAGAGCATAGCAAACTCTAGAGATTAG